From Prevotella sp. oral taxon 299 str. F0039:
GGAAGAGTCCAAGGTGTTGTTGTCCATGCCATAAAATATGAAGTTCCCCACTCTGTCCATTCAGTCTTTGGTTCTGCGACCTTAAATAATGCAGTTACAACAGTATCTTTTACATCTTTATAACACCCAGGTTGATTCAACTCATGACTAGACAATCCTGTTCCAGCACCAGGTGAATAAGGCTGAATAGTATAACCTTTATATAAATATCCCTTTGTATAGAATTGCTTTAAAAGCCACCAAAGAGTTTCAATATACTTATTTTCGTATGTTATATAAGGATGTTCTAGGTCTACGAAATAACCCATCTTCTCTGTCAACTCACGCCACTCTTCTGTAAACTTCATTACATTCTCACGGCATTTGTGATTATACTCTTCTACAGAGATATATTTAGCAGATGCTTTATTATCGATATCTTTCTTTGTAATACCTAGCTCTTTCTCAACACCTAACTCAACAGGAAGCCCATGTGTATCCCAACCTGCCTTACGATGAACTTGAAAACCTTTCATCGTTTTATAGCGGTTAAAAGTATCTTTAATTGCTCTTGCTAGAACATGGTGTATGCCAGGATGACCATTTGCAGAGGGTGGACCTTCAAAGAAGACAAATTCTGGACAACCTTCACGCTCTTCTATTGAGCGATGGAAGATGTCTTTAGACTGCCATGCAGCCAATATTTCATTATTGGTCTTTGTTAAATCCAGACCAGAATATTCTGCAAATATCTTACTCATATACTTAATATTGTTTTATCGTTAAATTACTAGATGACAAAGGTAACAAAAAAATATATTAACAACAAATTTTTAAAAGTCTAGTTACATTTTCTTTAAGCCTACAGGTTAAGTCTCATATGGGATTTTATAATCATAAAAGATCTGCAAATTTTATATGTAAAAAATGAAAGGATACAGATTGACAACAGATTTAGAGAGACTATCTCCTGAATAATAGAGGTTAAACTTCTTTTTAAAGAGGGACTAAATATAATATGATAGATTATCTTGATTAAGCTAAATCATCAATAAAACAAGTAGTCTTAATTGATGATTTATAATTTATCTATATAATTACTTCTAATCTCTCTAACCATAAATTCATAGAAGCATCACTAGGCATACGCCAATCGCCTCTTGGACTTAAACTAACGCTACCCACTTTCGGTCCATCGGGCAAACAAGAGCGTTTGAATTGTTGCGAGAAAAAACGGCGAATAAATACCTTTAGCCACGCCTTAATTGTGGAATGAGAGTATGATTTTTCTGCATTTCTATTTTCTCCAAAGGCATTACATGCTAAATAATATATCTTTTCAGGTGTGAAACCATGACGAAGGAAATGATAAAGAAAGAAGTCGTGTAGCTCATAAGGGCCCACTAAATCTTCTGTTTTCTGCTTGATTTCACCTAATTCGTTAGCGGGAATCAACTCTGGACTAATTGGAGTTTGTACAATATCTAGCAAGACATCTTTTATATTCTCCATTTGTGGCAGTGTTGCAACATACTGAACCAAGTGTAAGATCAAAGTTTTAGGCACACTTGCATTCACTCCATACATACTCATATGGTCACCATTATAAGTTGCCCATCCCAAAGCTAATTCGCTTAAATCACCAGTTCCCACAACAATAGCATTAAGCTTATTGCTTAAATCCATTAATATTTGTGTTCTTTCTCGTGCTTGTGAATTTTCATAAGTAGCATCATGATTGTTTATATCGTGTTGAATATCCTCAAAATGCTGTAGAACACTTTTTGAAATATTAATTTCTTTACTCGTAATTCCTAACTTATTCATCAACTCGAGTGCATTGTTATAGGTTCGATCGGTTGTTCCAAAGCCAGGCATTGTTACACCAATAATACCTTTTCTATCTAAGTTGAGTTTATCAAAAGCCAAGACACATACCAGAAGAGCAAGCGTAGAATCGAGTCCTCCACTAATTCCGATAACTACATTCTTGCCGTTTATGTGTTTTAAACGTTTCACTAAGCCAAGAGCCTGTATGTTTAATATGTCATCAAGACTTTGGTCTCTACCCTCACCTGTAGGTATAAAAGGATGTGGATCAATTGCTCTTTCTAGTTCAAAGATATTGGTATCTCGTGCAAAGCAAGAAATAACATCAATCTGTTCGATACCCAATTCTGATGAACGTTGAGCATTGATATAAGTGGTATTATCTCTTCTCTCATTTCGAAGTATCTCAACATCAATTTGAGCAGTAACCAATTGATTTTCAAGAGAAAATCGTTTTCCAGAAGCTATCAATCTTCCATTTTCGTATATCAATATATTTCCACCAAAAACAAGGTCCTGAGTGCTTTCTCCAAAACCACTTCCACTATATATATAGCCACAAATAGTGCGAGCACTTTGTTGAGAAAGCAAGCTTTTTAAATAGTTATGCTTTCCAATAAGCTCATCACTAGCAGATAAATTGAATATTATATCAGCTCCACTCAATGTTAATCGGTTGCTAGGAGGAATGGGTGCCCATACATCTTCGCATATTTCTATCGCAAAAAGAACTCCACTTGCAGTGCGAAAAAGCTCTGGTTTTGCCGAGATTAAAAGCTTTTGGTCGGCAATTACAACCTCTGTTGGACGTAAGTCTTGTGAAGATGCAAACCAACGTTTTTCATAAAACTCACCATAGTTTGGCAAATAAGTTTTAGGAATCACTCCAAGTATCTTGCCTTTTTGCAATACAACAGCCACATTGAGCAATAAATCGCCTACCTTAAGTGGTAGACCTACAATGGAGATAAGATCAAACTGCTTTGTTTGGTCTATATAATAACAAAGCGCTTGCTCTGCTCCATTGATTAAAGCTGTTTGTCTAAATAAATCTTGACATGTGTAACCCGTGATTGAAAGCTCTGGAAAAGCAATAATCTCAACGTGCTCTTTTTCTGCCTGTTCAGCTAGTTTTAATATCTCATTGATATTATATTTGCAGTTAGCAACTTCTAAAGTAGGAGTTGTTGAGGCAACTTTTATAAATCCAAAATTATTCATTACTTAATTATTACTTGCGTTGCACCATATCCATACTCCTGAAATGATGCGTCTTGAACATCATTTTGTTTATATTTATAGCGTAGTTCATTGATAATAGCATTGCGTAGAATGCCTTCACCTTTTCCATGAATGAATATTATCTGCTGTCCTTTTTTACGACGATATTCTTTTAGTTTGTCACGGAAAACATTGAGTTGATAGTTCAAAATATCAGTACTTCCCATTCCTGTAGTTGTTTCGAGCAAAGCATCAGCGTGCAAATCAACCACAACAATGTCATTACCTTCAATATCAGTTTTTATCTTTTCAATACTGTTCGATTGCTCTTTTCCAACTTTACTTGTTGAGTCGTTAATAATAACATTGGTTTTATTGAATGATTCAGTATTTTTCTTAATCTCCTCTACAATGTTTTCTTGCTCAACTACAATAGTCTTAGGGCATATATCATCTTTTACTATTACATAAAGCAATGCATCTTGATCAAAGAAATCATTTTCTTTAAACGTATTCTTCTTAAAAAATTTCACTGCATCAATACGTATTCTACTATCAATAGTTGGCTTAATTAAAAAGCTTTTGCCCTCTTTATAAGCGAATAATTGTACTGCAACGTGGGTATAATCATTTAAATGCTCTTTGGATATCTCCTCAATAAATATCTTAGTATTAGCTTCTACAACACCAACAGAGCGTAAAACCCAGCTTTCTTCTTGTGCTACAAGATAAGAGTAATTGATGTTATAGTTTGAATCATTTACCAAATGGCATTTAAAAGTGGTATTATTATTAAAGTCTTCTTCTAGTGGAAGGAAGGCTAAATAAGCAGAAATTTTGTTTCCCCCCTTTCTTTCTTCAATGCGTTCTTTAAAGGTTATCTCTCTATCTGCAGGGTCGTAATCAACAGAAGAATCATCAAATATCTCTTCATCTTCGTGCTGCGACAACATTGATTTGATTGAACGATTATTCAATTCATCTGTTGTTTCTCCCTTATTTGTACTTGTTGCACCTATAACCTTTGCAGTACTATAATCGTCGCTCTGTACTATTGCAATATCATTTAATTGCATTGGTATTTCAAATCCGTCTTCATCTTCAACCAATACAATATTATTTTTCTTAAAAGCAACGATCTTTCCTCCTCCAATTTCGTTAAGGAATCTTACTTTATCACCTATTTTCATATTTTACGTTTCCGTTTAATTAATTATGGAATTAATAAAGAACTATCACCATAGCTCAAGAATCTAAAGTCATGTTCTAAAGCATAGTTATACACTTTGTGCCAATTATCACCAATAAATGCACTCACTAGCAATAGAAGAGTACTTTGAGGCTGATGAAAATTAGTTACAAGCATTTTTACAATCTTATATTCATAGCCTGGAGCTATCATGATTTGAGTACTAGAATGAAGTGTATCTAGATCATTTTCGTCTAGATATTTAATGATTGCATTTATAGCTTCAAGTGCAGTTACATTTGTAGTTTGTTCATAAGGCTCCCATTGTTTTACGGCCAATTCTTCGTCGATTAGGTGAGGATTTTTATGAAGTTTCAGACCGATATAATAAAGGCTCTCGAGTGTTCGCACACTGGTTGTACCCACTGCAATGGCAGATGCGTTGAACTTACGAAGTGTTTCTAATGTCGATTTGCTTACACTTATATATTCTGTATGCATATCGTGCTCGCTAATCAACTCGCTTTTAACAGGTTTGAAAGTTCCTGCTCCAACGTGAAGAGTAAGTTCTTCACGAACAATTCCTTTTTTATCAATTTCAGAGAGTACATCTTTAGTAAAATGAAGTCCTGCAGTTGGAGCTGCAACAGAGCCTTTTATCTTAGAATATACCGTTTGATATGTAGTTTTATCGCTTTCTTGTGTATCTCTATTTAAATAAGGTGGAATAGGTAATTCGCCAATTACATCAATTAATTCTGCAAAAGATAAAGAGGTATCGTCCCAACTTAAACACACTTTATGGCTTGCTCCGACTTGTTCTAAACGCTCTACTTTGATTGTAACTGAATGCCCGTTGATCTCAATTTCTTTAGTTAAAACACCTTCTTTCCATTTCTTGAGATTACCAATCATACACACCCAAACACATTGTTCTTTTCTTTGGAACATCAATTCGTAATCGAATGGTTCAGCAGGCTCAAGCAGGAAGATTTCTATATGTGCCCCACTCTGCTTTTGAAAATGCAATCGTGCTTGAATAACTTTTGTGTTATTAAAAACCATTAGAGCTTTCTCTGGAAGAAAATTCACTATATTATAAAAGATGTCTTCTACAATATCACCTTTATTATATATAAGTATCTTAGAGTGATCACGTTCTGACTTTGGGAATTTTGCAATTCTTTCGTCGGGCAATTCATAGTTATAATCTTTTATTGATATCTCTTTTATATTCATTTTATCTTGTTCTTTATTCTTTTTATAATATCATACAAAACACAAAACACCTCTAAATATTGTATAAAGAATGATTAAACACATAATAATTAAAACCATTTCAATATCTGATATGGCATATCCTGTTGCGGTATATTGTGTCGAAAAGAATGATTTCTTTAATAATAACTTCTTACATATCTTATTATATAATATATAAACTGATGTTCCTATGCAACCACCATATACCAAACCAATTAACACATCTGATGGGAAATGGACACCAAGATATAACCGTGTGTAACAATTAACAAATGACCAAAGAAGCATGAAGGCAGTGAATAGTCTATTCTTTATCAATAATGAGAAGAATATTGTAATAGAAAAGGTATTCGCAGCATGTGCAGAAAAGAAACTAAAGCTATTCTCATAGGTCCCAGGAACAATATCTAATAATTGTTTTAGCGAGGGATCATTTATTGGACGTAACCGTTCTGCAAATGGTTTCACTAGCAATTCGATTACTCCGCCATCTAATATAAGACATAAAGTAGCACCTAATACTATTAAACCAATTTGTGCCATGGTTTCATTATTCTTCACTACTAGATAGAAAAGAGTAACATAAAGAGGAATCCAGGTAAGCCCTGAAGTCCAAGCTTGCATCATTCCATCTAGAAATAATGAATTACTGCCATTAAAAAATAACAATATTGCTCGGTCTAGATTTATTAATGTATCAATCAAAATATTCTCCTTTTCTTTATTCTAAACAATAATTGCGACTCAAATACTTATATTCTTTCTAATAAAGAGGCTTTAATCCAACCGCTTCTACCATCTGGTAAGCTTACTTCGAACCAATTCTTTATATCTGAATCAACTATCTTTACTTTTGTACCTTCGTGCAAAATAATTTCTGTTTTAGCAGAATTGTTAGGCGTTTTAAATACTTCTGCCTTTGAACTCATTACTATTGCCTCATTATGTTCGCTTAACTTTCTTTTTTGTTGGTAAGCAAAGAGATTTGATAAGATAAATAATACAACAGAAAGCATTGCTATTGTAAAACTAATCTTTTGAAATTTAAGCGATGAAACATAGCGATATATTAGGAAAGTAGCAACAAACAAGCATAAAGCTACTAATGATAAAATAGCCCACCCAGTTGTAGTTACTGCATTAATAACACTATAATAGAATGAAACTAAAGGCGCTTGGCTCTCAGGTACGAAGTTATCTACCAATTTAGAATTTACAAATTGTAAGTTTGCTCGTATGCCTTTGTCATTTGGAGACAAGTGAAGTGCACGCTCATAGTTTAATACTGCTAACGCAAGATTATTGGTTTTATAATATGCATTGGCAAGATTATAATGTAATGTCGCAGATTCTCCCACCTTCAAAAGCTCTTGATACGCTTTAATGGCTTGTGTATAAATTCCCTTTTGATAATTGGTATCAGCAGAATCTTTTATACTTTCAATTTTAGTATTTGAGATGTTTGCAGCTTGAACCTTCACATCTACAAATGAAAGAGCAAACAGCTGTAATCCTAAGAATAATAGAATAGCTTTTAAAGCTGTTGAGTTTGATTTCTTATTGCTTATGGCATCATCAATATTAACGATGGCATCTGATGCGTATTCGTATGTCTTTGTCATATTTCCTTTTTTATCTCCAGGTGCAAAGCGTGCGTATTCACATTCATCTAAAGCCTTTATAAATAGTATAATCGCATTCTCATTCACTCCTAATGAAGAGAGTTTGTCGATAATATTATCACGAGTTAGCATCTCTATAGGCATATTGAGCTTATTACCAACATATTCCCAAAGAGCTTTTAGCACTTCATCATAGAATGCATTAGCATCTTCTTTTTGTAGGAGAGTTCTAGCTTTCTTTAAACGTTTAGCTGCTTCTTTACTTGCTCTCTTATGCTTTTGTCCTAAAACATCAAGACTATTGATTTGTTGTTTTCTTAAGAATAAGAATGCAACAACAAAGATTAGAAAGGCAAATCCATGCAGACTATAGAATAAAGGACTAGCCCAGAAAGGTTGCTCTGATTGAAAATCGCTTATATTTCCCTTTCTTATTCCTTGAATATCTGTTAGTTTTTCAGCATCAAAGCTCTCTATACGACTTCTACTTTCTGCACCTTTCTCTACCTTTATATTTAAAGGTGTAGTTTGAATTGTCTTATAATTCTTGACTGCAGTGTCGTAATAAACAAAAGGAATGGCTCCAATGGTGTAGTTTCCTTGATTTCTTGGGACTAATATGTACTCATAAATCATTTGTCCCTCGACTCCTCTTGATGTTACTTTTGTCTTATCTATAATCTTAGGGTCATACTTATCAAAGTCTTTTGGCAAGTCGAATACAGGCTGTTTCAAGAGTTTTAAGTTTCCAACTCCATCAACAACCACTCGTAAAACAACTGCATCTCCACTCTTTACCACTTTCTTATCTAAAGAAGAAGATATTGTAAACGAACCAACTCCACCCGAAAAGTTTGCAGGTTTGTTAGGTAATGGAAGAACAGTAATAGATAATGATGGGGCTTTTATTGCCTTTTTTATCTCTGTATAGTTCGCTCCTCCATTCAAGAAGGCCTCCATTGGATCTAAGTTGTCAATTCTTTGTACCAAAGTTCCGTTATAGGTAATAGATGGAATCTCTAGTTTTCCAGTCACTTGAGGGAACATTACATATTGACTCCATGTCACACAGCGATAGTTTTTACCATTAACCCTCTCTACATGGAAGCTCTTTTGCTGTGGAAGAGGAATCTCTTGAGTATGGAAACCCGTAAGTTCCGGCATCTTTCCTTCTAACTGTGTTAGATCAAGAAGGGTATAAACTTTATACGTTAGCAATATAGGTTGCTGCTCATAAACGGTATTCTTGTCTGCACTTACTCTGATAAATAAGTCTTTGTCAGTTACTTTACCAGCAGTTCTTCGTGGTGTTGTCTCTTCATCATAATCATTATGCATGTTAGGGGCACCAGAATTGCGAGTTGAAGTACCACTAACCACAATTGCAACAGGTTTTGAATGAATTGTTTTCGTTGACAAAGTTGCAGTTGAAGGACTTATAGTATAGCTTCCATTCTTTGCTGCATATAGTGTATAAGTATAAGTTACAGAAGATGAACTACTTACCTTTCCATTGATATTTTGTATACTTGACTGCATAGAAGTATACGGACCAGTTATAAGTTCAAGTCCATTTGGAATTGTACCAATCTTAAAACCATTTACATCTTGAGTAGAAATGGTAAAAGATACACGAAAGTTTTCTCCCGCTTTTACCTGTCTTGGTGCTGAAACTTGAATTGTTTGCGCCAAAACAAGCTGTTCTATTAATGATATAAAGATAAATAATAATAATCTCTTCATATAACTAAAAATACCTTATTTCAAATATATTATTACCAATTACGTTCTAACTTTCTTGTCGAAGATTGACGCATTGCTTTCTTTAATCTATCTTGTGTCTCCTTTTCTTTCTGCATAGCAGCATTCAATAGTTGCTCAGCATTATCTTTACTCATTTGCTCTTTGGGCTGCTGCTGCTGATTGTTTTGCTGCTTATCTTTATCGTCTTTTTGATCTTTTTTCTGTTGCTCTTTATTCTTATTATCTTTGTCCTTGTTGTTCTTATTCTGCTGATTTTTATCGTTATTATTATTATTTTGGTTCTTTAGCTGTCGTTTACACAACTCCAAATTATAACGAGTTTCATTATCAGAAGGATTGTTTCTTAGACTTTCTTTGTATGCTTCTATGGCCTCAGAGAATAACTGTTTCTTTTGACATATTACTCCAATATTATGAAATGCCATAGCTCTTCTCTTGGGATTAGTTTCTATTTTAGAAGCATTTTCAAATTGAACAACAGCCGAAGAGTCTTTTTGTTGAGCCATAAAAGCACAACCTAAATTATAAATAGCTTGTGGATTACGACCATTTTTAGCAGTAGCTTTACGATAGTCAACTTCTGCTTGTACATAATTCTGTTGACGAAAGGCTTTGTTTCCCTTCCTAATATCTTTACGTTCATTTTGCGCTTGAATAGTAGAAACAAACAAAAGAACGAGAAATGTTATAATTATTCTATATCTCATTATCTCTTAAATAAATTGAATCGCTTAAATAATGGATTTTTACGTTCTAACAAACACACCTCTATTAACAATAGAATAAATGACAAGAGGGCAACGATTTGGAATTGCTCATTATACTCAGAATAAACAACAGCATCTGAATCACCCTTTTGAAGCTTGGACAATTCATTATTTAATTGCTCTTGTGCCAAGCTAGTATTATCAATATGAATATAGGTTCCACTACCTGCTTGAGCAATTTCTTTGCACATATTCTCATTTAAAGCAGTCATAACCGTCTGCCCGTGATTATCTTTTAAATATTCACCATTACCTAATGGGATTGGAGCACCTTTACTATCGCCTACCCCAAGTATAAAAACATTAACTCCTTTTTCCTTTGCTTCCTTCACAGCTTCTAATGCTCCGCCTTCATTATCCTCTCCGTCTGTAATAAGAATAATAGCCTTTCCTACGCCTTTTTGTTGTGTGAAAGAACTAAGAGAGACTCTAATTGCACGAGCAATGTCTGTTCCTTGTGCTGAAATTAGATTGGGAGTAATATCGCTTAAGAACATCTTTGCAGACACATAGTCGCTTGTTATTGGCAATTGCACATAAGCTTCTCCAGCAAAAACTACCAATCCAATCTTATCATTGATAAAACTATTGATAAGATTCTCTATCATTAGCTTACTTTTATCTAACCTAGAAGGTTGCACGTCTTGTGCTAACATAGAGTTACTTATATCTAATGCAATAATAGCCTCAATGCCATTGCGTTTCTCATGTGATATTTTTGAGCCAAACTGTGGACGTGCTAAAGCCAATATCAATGAAGATAAAGCTGTAATAAGCAATAAGAACTTCACCCAAGGACGAAATCTTGACACATCAGGCATAAGCTCTTTCAGTAAAGTTGGATTGCCAATACGACTTAAATTCTTACGTTGAACATACCACATCATTATCTTTATGATAATCAAGATAGGTATAATCAGCAACAGCCACAAGTATATAGGGTTTTCAAATCTAAACATCTTATCTATGAAAATTATTTATCTACCTTTAATATTAAGGTATTCTACGTAGAATTGTCAATCGAAGTAAGATTTCTAACAATAAAGATAGAATTGCAATTAGAGCGAAAGGCTCATAGGCTTCATATCTTTTTGAGAACTTCTTCACGTCCATTTTTGTCTTCTCTAATCTGTCAATATCGTTATAGATCTCTTTTAATTCAGCATTGTTGGTTGCTCTATAAAAGCCACCATCAGTACTTTGAGCTATATCTTTCAATGTCTTTGTATCTATTTCTGCAGGAACATTAACATATTGTGTTGTTCCTCCCACCGTTACAGGATAAGGAGCGACAGTGTTTGTGCCTACACCTATGGTATAAACACGTATTCCTAAGCTCTTAGCTATCTGTGCTGCAGTAAGCGGAGAGATATCTCCCATGTTGTTAGAGCCATCAGTTAATAAGATAATAACTTTACTCTTAGCTTTTGACTCTTTTAATCTTGAAACCGCATTGGCCAATCCCATGCCCACAGCAGTACCGTCAGCAATAAGTCCTCTCGAAGCAATATCAGTACGAACTCCTTGCAATAGGTTTAATAAAGAAGCATGGTCGGTTGTCATGGGGCATTGTGTAAATGCTTCACCAGCAAATATTGTCAATCCAATATTATCGTTTGCTCTATCTGAAATGAACTCCGCAGC
This genomic window contains:
- a CDS encoding VWA domain-containing protein; this translates as MELVNKEYLLLLLLLIPYLLWYILYRKRSEPTFTMSDTYAYNSIKKSWRMRILHLPVFLRIVTFICIVIILARPQTHNSWGNKSVEGIDIMLAMDVSTSMLAEDLKPNRMEAAKKVAAEFISDRANDNIGLTIFAGEAFTQCPMTTDHASLLNLLQGVRTDIASRGLIADGTAVGMGLANAVSRLKESKAKSKVIILLTDGSNNMGDISPLTAAQIAKSLGIRVYTIGVGTNTVAPYPVTVGGTTQYVNVPAEIDTKTLKDIAQSTDGGFYRATNNAELKEIYNDIDRLEKTKMDVKKFSKRYEAYEPFALIAILSLLLEILLRLTILRRIP
- a CDS encoding NAD(+) synthase, which encodes MNNFGFIKVASTTPTLEVANCKYNINEILKLAEQAEKEHVEIIAFPELSITGYTCQDLFRQTALINGAEQALCYYIDQTKQFDLISIVGLPLKVGDLLLNVAVVLQKGKILGVIPKTYLPNYGEFYEKRWFASSQDLRPTEVVIADQKLLISAKPELFRTASGVLFAIEICEDVWAPIPPSNRLTLSGADIIFNLSASDELIGKHNYLKSLLSQQSARTICGYIYSGSGFGESTQDLVFGGNILIYENGRLIASGKRFSLENQLVTAQIDVEILRNERRDNTTYINAQRSSELGIEQIDVISCFARDTNIFELERAIDPHPFIPTGEGRDQSLDDILNIQALGLVKRLKHINGKNVVIGISGGLDSTLALLVCVLAFDKLNLDRKGIIGVTMPGFGTTDRTYNNALELMNKLGITSKEINISKSVLQHFEDIQHDINNHDATYENSQARERTQILMDLSNKLNAIVVGTGDLSELALGWATYNGDHMSMYGVNASVPKTLILHLVQYVATLPQMENIKDVLLDIVQTPISPELIPANELGEIKQKTEDLVGPYELHDFFLYHFLRHGFTPEKIYYLACNAFGENRNAEKSYSHSTIKAWLKVFIRRFFSQQFKRSCLPDGPKVGSVSLSPRGDWRMPSDASMNLWLERLEVII
- a CDS encoding phosphatase PAP2 family protein is translated as MIDTLINLDRAILLFFNGSNSLFLDGMMQAWTSGLTWIPLYVTLFYLVVKNNETMAQIGLIVLGATLCLILDGGVIELLVKPFAERLRPINDPSLKQLLDIVPGTYENSFSFFSAHAANTFSITIFFSLLIKNRLFTAFMLLWSFVNCYTRLYLGVHFPSDVLIGLVYGGCIGTSVYILYNKICKKLLLKKSFFSTQYTATGYAISDIEMVLIIMCLIILYTIFRGVLCFV
- a CDS encoding BatD family protein, which gives rise to MKRLLLFIFISLIEQLVLAQTIQVSAPRQVKAGENFRVSFTISTQDVNGFKIGTIPNGLELITGPYTSMQSSIQNINGKVSSSSSVTYTYTLYAAKNGSYTISPSTATLSTKTIHSKPVAIVVSGTSTRNSGAPNMHNDYDEETTPRRTAGKVTDKDLFIRVSADKNTVYEQQPILLTYKVYTLLDLTQLEGKMPELTGFHTQEIPLPQQKSFHVERVNGKNYRCVTWSQYVMFPQVTGKLEIPSITYNGTLVQRIDNLDPMEAFLNGGANYTEIKKAIKAPSLSITVLPLPNKPANFSGGVGSFTISSSLDKKVVKSGDAVVLRVVVDGVGNLKLLKQPVFDLPKDFDKYDPKIIDKTKVTSRGVEGQMIYEYILVPRNQGNYTIGAIPFVYYDTAVKNYKTIQTTPLNIKVEKGAESRSRIESFDAEKLTDIQGIRKGNISDFQSEQPFWASPLFYSLHGFAFLIFVVAFLFLRKQQINSLDVLGQKHKRASKEAAKRLKKARTLLQKEDANAFYDEVLKALWEYVGNKLNMPIEMLTRDNIIDKLSSLGVNENAIILFIKALDECEYARFAPGDKKGNMTKTYEYASDAIVNIDDAISNKKSNSTALKAILLFLGLQLFALSFVDVKVQAANISNTKIESIKDSADTNYQKGIYTQAIKAYQELLKVGESATLHYNLANAYYKTNNLALAVLNYERALHLSPNDKGIRANLQFVNSKLVDNFVPESQAPLVSFYYSVINAVTTTGWAILSLVALCLFVATFLIYRYVSSLKFQKISFTIAMLSVVLFILSNLFAYQQKRKLSEHNEAIVMSSKAEVFKTPNNSAKTEIILHEGTKVKIVDSDIKNWFEVSLPDGRSGWIKASLLERI
- a CDS encoding S-adenosylmethionine:tRNA ribosyltransferase-isomerase; translated protein: MNIKEISIKDYNYELPDERIAKFPKSERDHSKILIYNKGDIVEDIFYNIVNFLPEKALMVFNNTKVIQARLHFQKQSGAHIEIFLLEPAEPFDYELMFQRKEQCVWVCMIGNLKKWKEGVLTKEIEINGHSVTIKVERLEQVGASHKVCLSWDDTSLSFAELIDVIGELPIPPYLNRDTQESDKTTYQTVYSKIKGSVAAPTAGLHFTKDVLSEIDKKGIVREELTLHVGAGTFKPVKSELISEHDMHTEYISVSKSTLETLRKFNASAIAVGTTSVRTLESLYYIGLKLHKNPHLIDEELAVKQWEPYEQTTNVTALEAINAIIKYLDENDLDTLHSSTQIMIAPGYEYKIVKMLVTNFHQPQSTLLLLVSAFIGDNWHKVYNYALEHDFRFLSYGDSSLLIP
- a CDS encoding VWA domain-containing protein codes for the protein MFRFENPIYLWLLLIIPILIIIKIMMWYVQRKNLSRIGNPTLLKELMPDVSRFRPWVKFLLLITALSSLILALARPQFGSKISHEKRNGIEAIIALDISNSMLAQDVQPSRLDKSKLMIENLINSFINDKIGLVVFAGEAYVQLPITSDYVSAKMFLSDITPNLISAQGTDIARAIRVSLSSFTQQKGVGKAIILITDGEDNEGGALEAVKEAKEKGVNVFILGVGDSKGAPIPLGNGEYLKDNHGQTVMTALNENMCKEIAQAGSGTYIHIDNTSLAQEQLNNELSKLQKGDSDAVVYSEYNEQFQIVALLSFILLLIEVCLLERKNPLFKRFNLFKR
- a CDS encoding tetratricopeptide repeat protein — protein: MRYRIIITFLVLLFVSTIQAQNERKDIRKGNKAFRQQNYVQAEVDYRKATAKNGRNPQAIYNLGCAFMAQQKDSSAVVQFENASKIETNPKRRAMAFHNIGVICQKKQLFSEAIEAYKESLRNNPSDNETRYNLELCKRQLKNQNNNNNDKNQQNKNNKDKDNKNKEQQKKDQKDDKDKQQNNQQQQPKEQMSKDNAEQLLNAAMQKEKETQDRLKKAMRQSSTRKLERNW
- a CDS encoding DUF2027 domain-containing protein, whose amino-acid sequence is MKIGDKVRFLNEIGGGKIVAFKKNNIVLVEDEDGFEIPMQLNDIAIVQSDDYSTAKVIGATSTNKGETTDELNNRSIKSMLSQHEDEEIFDDSSVDYDPADREITFKERIEERKGGNKISAYLAFLPLEEDFNNNTTFKCHLVNDSNYNINYSYLVAQEESWVLRSVGVVEANTKIFIEEISKEHLNDYTHVAVQLFAYKEGKSFLIKPTIDSRIRIDAVKFFKKNTFKENDFFDQDALLYVIVKDDICPKTIVVEQENIVEEIKKNTESFNKTNVIINDSTSKVGKEQSNSIEKIKTDIEGNDIVVVDLHADALLETTTGMGSTDILNYQLNVFRDKLKEYRRKKGQQIIFIHGKGEGILRNAIINELRYKYKQNDVQDASFQEYGYGATQVIIK